A single region of the Lysinibacillus sp. B2A1 genome encodes:
- a CDS encoding LytTR family transcriptional regulator: protein MKFNFIWKNNKSSSEIEIISNPSNKELLSTFEQQFFQSITLSATDFKTNRQVMIELNNIEAIEASGHFTKIFLIDGTELMLNKILKELSYLESFGLVRINNSMILNLNQIHSFASGSHARLEVTTKQQNTYIVSRHYAKSIKEKLI, encoded by the coding sequence ATGAAATTCAACTTTATTTGGAAAAACAATAAATCATCTTCTGAAATTGAGATTATTAGTAATCCTTCAAATAAAGAATTGCTTTCGACATTTGAACAACAATTTTTCCAATCTATAACATTAAGCGCAACAGATTTCAAAACAAATCGCCAGGTTATGATTGAACTCAATAACATCGAAGCAATTGAGGCATCTGGTCATTTTACCAAAATCTTTTTAATAGATGGTACAGAGCTAATGCTGAATAAGATTTTAAAAGAGTTATCTTACTTGGAATCATTCGGATTGGTTAGAATCAACAATTCAATGATTTTGAATTTGAATCAAATACACTCGTTTGCTTCAGGAAGTCATGCTAGATTGGAAGTTACTACAAAACAACAAAATACATATATTGTAAGTAGGCATTATGCAAAATCTATTAAGGAGAAATTGATATGA
- a CDS encoding peptidase M56 BlaR1 encodes MQSIMIGLFFKSVVMTFIGLLFIAVTPFLLKRYSAKWLYYGWLVILVGFIFPFTFNMSSTVVNLSEQAPLPSKELVPVNSSQVTLVSTSVDTISALSVWQIGMIIWILGIIVFLTVHLVRHYRFMNMVKRWGQTITETKTLHLLEKVKREMNITKEIALKECSCIHSPMLVGFTNNTIWLPNNAYREEELNMILKHELVHLKRKDLWYKAFVLLVSSIHWFNPLFYLFAKELDNLCEHACDEEVVKNTDIQLRKTYSQTILHAEKLKRGEGVFFTNFLGSTQILKKRILSIMDMNKKKSGMVVMALLILLTTGGVAVSSAFAISSKPLNYLDETFMKESVLNGASRGDFATDKFIIYSQNMKDRKAVPPEPTINKELYRDVFSAGVIGTEARYRYPIEIVHKQHGQKYTTVIHIDYDYELLEPVEYDELNTLIEDYLLPFNELKSIPYADFIKPNYLESRLKAYIQDIDTQNTDARVEFTFNFNGWVTNNNSLPFPSQNPIGTTPRYMKSTP; translated from the coding sequence ATGCAAAGTATCATGATAGGTTTATTCTTTAAATCTGTAGTAATGACCTTTATTGGACTACTCTTTATAGCTGTAACACCTTTCCTTTTAAAACGCTACAGTGCTAAATGGCTCTATTATGGCTGGCTTGTTATCCTTGTAGGGTTTATTTTCCCATTTACGTTCAATATGTCGTCCACAGTTGTCAATTTATCAGAACAAGCGCCATTGCCATCTAAAGAACTTGTTCCAGTTAACAGTAGTCAAGTAACACTTGTGTCGACATCTGTAGATACCATATCAGCACTTTCTGTATGGCAAATAGGGATGATCATATGGATTTTAGGAATCATTGTATTTTTGACAGTTCATCTCGTAAGACATTATCGTTTTATGAACATGGTGAAAAGATGGGGGCAAACGATAACTGAAACGAAAACCCTTCATTTGCTTGAAAAAGTTAAACGTGAAATGAATATCACTAAGGAAATCGCATTGAAAGAATGTAGCTGTATCCATTCCCCCATGTTAGTGGGATTTACTAATAATACTATTTGGCTTCCTAATAATGCTTATCGAGAAGAAGAACTAAACATGATATTGAAGCATGAGTTAGTTCATTTGAAGCGAAAGGATTTATGGTATAAAGCGTTTGTGTTGTTGGTTAGTAGTATTCATTGGTTCAATCCATTGTTCTATCTGTTCGCTAAAGAATTAGACAATCTTTGTGAACACGCTTGTGATGAGGAAGTAGTAAAAAATACTGACATCCAGCTTAGAAAAACGTATAGTCAGACGATTCTACATGCTGAGAAATTAAAAAGAGGAGAAGGTGTTTTTTTCACAAATTTTCTAGGGAGTACACAAATTCTAAAAAAAAGGATACTCTCTATTATGGATATGAATAAGAAGAAATCAGGAATGGTTGTAATGGCACTATTAATTTTACTTACTACAGGTGGAGTGGCTGTCAGCTCGGCATTTGCTATTTCCAGTAAGCCGTTGAACTATTTAGACGAAACATTTATGAAAGAATCCGTTTTAAATGGTGCGTCCAGAGGTGACTTTGCAACAGACAAATTTATTATTTACTCACAGAATATGAAGGATAGAAAAGCTGTGCCACCTGAGCCTACTATAAACAAAGAGCTCTATCGTGATGTGTTTTCAGCGGGTGTCATTGGAACTGAAGCAAGATACCGATACCCGATTGAAATTGTGCATAAACAGCATGGACAGAAATATACAACAGTAATTCATATTGACTATGACTATGAGCTACTAGAACCTGTCGAATATGATGAGCTCAATACCCTTATCGAAGACTATTTATTACCTTTTAATGAGTTAAAGTCGATACCCTATGCAGATTTCATCAAACCGAATTACCTAGAAAGTAGATTGAAAGCCTATATACAAGATATTGATACGCAGAATACAGACGCTCGTGTGGAATTCACATTTAATTTTAATGGCTGGGTAACGAACAATAATAGTCTACCTTTTCCAAGTCAGAATCCTATAGGTACTACACCACGTTATATGAAATCTACACCATAG
- a CDS encoding transcriptional regulator, whose product MKRLPETEFKIMKVAWESNPPITTGLIMESIGNENNWKIQTVVSLMNRLTERGFLRSEKKGKERFYYPIVEKDDYLHFETAHFMKLYHKNSFMNLVGTLYKSDTISNEDLASLLKWVEEKRD is encoded by the coding sequence ATGAAAAGATTACCTGAAACAGAATTTAAAATTATGAAAGTAGCTTGGGAAAGTAATCCTCCCATTACGACAGGCTTAATAATGGAGAGCATAGGCAATGAGAACAATTGGAAAATTCAAACCGTAGTATCTCTTATGAATAGATTAACTGAACGTGGATTTCTTCGCAGTGAGAAAAAAGGCAAGGAGCGTTTTTATTATCCGATAGTGGAAAAAGACGATTATCTACATTTTGAAACAGCTCATTTTATGAAGCTCTATCATAAAAACTCTTTTATGAATTTAGTAGGCACACTCTATAAATCCGATACTATTTCTAATGAAGATTTAGCTTCTTTACTTAAATGGGTGGAAGAAAAGAGGGATTAA
- a CDS encoding GMP synthase (glutamine-hydrolyzing): MSASPLLKEQEKIVVLDFGSQFNQLITRRIREFGVFSELHPHTVTAEEIKDMNATGIIFSGGPNSVYDEKAFHVDPAIFELGLPILGICYGMQLMAHTQGGKVEGAEAREYGKAEIQVTTSNKLFGELPSEQIVWMSHGDHVTEVPAGFEVIATSASCPIAAMANVERKFYAVQFHPEVRHSVYGNDLLRQFVFDICEAKGDWSMANFIELEIAKIREIVGDKKVLCALSGGVDSSVVAVLIHKAIGDQLTCMFVDHNLNRKGEVEQVMKTFTEDFDMNLIKIDARQRFMDKLAGVSDPEKKRKIIGNEFIYVFDEEASKLEGMDFLAQGTLYTDIIESGTSTAQTIKSHHNVGGLPEDMQFQLIEPLKTLFKDEVRALGLELGLDEKIVWRQPFPGPGLGIRVLGEVTEEKLEIVRESDFILREEIAKAGLERDIWQYFTVLPDIRSVGVMGDARTYDYAIGIRAVTSIDGMTSDWARIPWDVLEKISVRLVNEVKHVNRVLYDITSKPPATIEWE; the protein is encoded by the coding sequence TTGTCAGCTAGCCCTTTATTAAAAGAGCAAGAAAAAATCGTTGTACTAGACTTCGGTAGCCAATTTAACCAATTAATTACGCGTCGTATCCGTGAATTTGGTGTTTTCAGTGAGCTACACCCACACACAGTAACAGCAGAAGAAATTAAAGACATGAATGCGACAGGTATTATCTTTTCAGGTGGCCCAAACTCTGTTTATGATGAAAAAGCATTTCATGTAGACCCAGCTATTTTTGAATTAGGCTTACCAATCTTAGGTATTTGCTATGGTATGCAATTAATGGCACATACACAAGGTGGTAAAGTTGAAGGTGCTGAAGCTCGTGAATACGGGAAAGCAGAAATCCAAGTAACAACTTCCAATAAACTATTTGGAGAGTTGCCATCTGAGCAAATCGTTTGGATGAGCCATGGTGACCATGTGACAGAAGTTCCTGCTGGCTTTGAAGTAATCGCAACAAGTGCTTCTTGTCCAATTGCTGCAATGGCAAATGTAGAACGTAAATTTTATGCAGTACAATTCCACCCAGAGGTACGTCACTCTGTATATGGTAATGACCTATTACGTCAGTTTGTGTTCGATATTTGTGAAGCAAAAGGCGACTGGTCAATGGCAAACTTCATTGAGCTTGAAATCGCGAAAATCCGCGAAATAGTAGGTGACAAAAAAGTATTATGTGCACTTTCTGGCGGTGTAGATTCATCTGTTGTTGCGGTTTTAATTCATAAAGCAATCGGCGACCAATTAACATGTATGTTTGTGGACCACAACTTAAACCGTAAAGGTGAAGTTGAGCAAGTAATGAAAACATTTACTGAAGACTTCGACATGAATCTTATTAAAATTGATGCACGTCAACGTTTCATGGATAAACTTGCGGGCGTATCTGACCCTGAGAAAAAACGTAAAATTATCGGTAATGAATTTATTTATGTCTTCGATGAAGAAGCATCAAAGCTTGAAGGTATGGACTTCCTAGCACAAGGAACACTTTATACTGACATTATCGAATCAGGTACATCTACGGCACAAACAATTAAGTCACACCACAATGTTGGCGGTCTACCGGAAGATATGCAATTCCAATTAATTGAGCCACTTAAAACTTTGTTTAAAGATGAAGTGCGTGCATTAGGCTTAGAGCTTGGCCTTGATGAAAAAATCGTTTGGCGCCAACCATTCCCAGGTCCAGGTCTTGGTATCCGTGTACTTGGTGAAGTAACTGAAGAAAAGCTTGAAATTGTACGCGAATCTGATTTCATCCTACGTGAAGAAATCGCAAAAGCTGGCCTTGAACGCGACATTTGGCAATACTTCACGGTATTACCTGATATCCGTTCAGTCGGCGTAATGGGCGATGCACGTACGTATGACTACGCAATCGGTATCCGTGCCGTAACATCTATCGACGGTATGACTTCTGACTGGGCACGCATTCCTTGGGATGTATTAGAGAAAATCTCTGTCCGCCTAGTAAACGAAGTAAAACACGTGAATCGCGTACTGTACGATATTACATCTAAGCCACCAGCGACGATTGAGTGGGAATAA